One Glycine soja cultivar W05 chromosome 2, ASM419377v2, whole genome shotgun sequence genomic region harbors:
- the LOC114402297 gene encoding NEP1-interacting protein 1-like, whose amino-acid sequence MPITNNTSHTMTNNRFSGMIETVAMCKQLCFGGSALGLFTKIIKKVLFALFTCILALGGSIVGTIAGGIKGQTTEAGFLDGAGKGAITGAIAALELINFDAFDEPISKVALLSSLLNGKIFMEWICPAVAKLYQLHVTVNTLETIYQEVSDIYDIRGVRGIPHNVILKLPFQPFNSRKMLKSYNMSCCSICFQDFEDGELVRILPKCDHLFHLECIDKWLVQQGSCPMCRTYVPES is encoded by the exons atgCCTATTACCAACAACACTTCTCACACTATGACCAACAACAGGTTTTCCGGAATGATAGAAACAGTAGCAATGTGTAAGCAACTTTGTTTTGGCGGTTCTGCACTTGGACTATTCACGAAAATTATCAAGAAAGTTCTATTTGCTCTATTTACTTGCATTCTGGCACTAG GAGGGTCAATAGTAGGAACAATTGCAGGAGGCATCAAAGGGCAGACCACAGAAGCTGGTTTTCTTGATGGTGCTGGAAAAGGAGCAATTACAGGAGCCATTGCAGCATTGGAATTGATCAATTTTGATGCTTTTGATGAGCCAATTTCCAAG GTTGCCCTGTTGAGCAGTTTATTAAATGGGAAAATCTTTATGGAATGGATATGTCCGGCTGTTGCAAAACTCTATCAGTTGCATGTAACT GTTAACACACTGGAAACAATTTACCAAGAAGTATCGGACATTTATGATATCAGGGGAGTCAGAGGGATACCACATAATGTAATTCTGAAGCTTCCTTTTCAGCCATTCAACTCCAGAAAAATGTTGAAATCATACAACATGTCTTGCTGCTCAATTTGCTTCCAG gattttgaggatggagaattggTCAGGATACTTCCAAAATGTGACCACCTTTTTCATCTAGAATGCATAGACAAGTGGCTAGTCCAACAAGGATCATGCCCAATGTGTAGAACTTATGTTCCTGAATCCTGA
- the LOC114402308 gene encoding calcium-dependent protein kinase 33-like, whose product MGCCMSKKGSEPEEHIVYRHVAGAGGAGVYNNHKSHEPPSHQPYPLPEKHAPWRPPPSPKHVHKHDTITGKPFEDVKQHYTLGKELGRGQFGVTYLCTENSTGFQYACKSISKRKLVSRDDKEDMKREIQIMQHLSGQSNIVEFKGAFEDKQSVHVVMELCAGGELFDRIIAKGHYSERAAASICRQVVKVVNTCHFMGVIHRDLKPENFLLSSKDDKGLLKATDFGLSVFIEEGKVYRDIVGSAYYVAPEVLRRSYGKEADIWSAGVILYILLSGVPPFWAETEKGIFDVILQGHIDFESSPWPSISNSAKDLVRKMLIKDPKKRITAAQVLEHPWLKEGGNASDKPIDSAVLSRMKQFRAMNKLKKLALKVIAENLSEEEIQGLKAMFTNIDTDNSGTITYEELRAGLQRLGSKLTEAEVQQLMDAADVDGNGTIDYIEFITATMHRHRLERDEHLHKAFQYFDKDGSGYITRDELETAMKEYGMGNEATIREIISEVDTDNDGRINYDEFCTMMRSGTQQQGKLF is encoded by the exons ATGGGTTGTTGTATGAGTAAAAAAGGGTCAGAGCCAGAAGAACACATTGTTTACAGACATGTTGCGGGTGCTGGGGGTGCTGGTGTGTACAATAATCACAAGAGCCATGAACCCCCTTCTCATCAACCTTACCCATTACCTGAGAAGCATGCCCCTTGGAGGCCTCCACCAAGCCCAAAACATGTTCACAAGCATGACACAATCACTGGGAAGCCATTTGAGGATGTTAAACAGCACTACACACTTGGGAAGGAATTGGGGAGAGGCCAATTCGGGGTGACTTATCTCTGCACTGAGAATTCAACTGGTTTTCAGTATGCCTGCAAGTCCATTTCAAAGAGGAAGCTTGTGAGCAGAGACGACAAGGAGGACATGAAGAGGGAGATTCAAATCATGCAGCATTTGAGTGGACAATCCAACATTGTGGAGTTCAAAGGTGCTTTTGAGGATAAGCAATCAGTTCATGTGGTTATGGAGCTGTGTGCTGGTGGTGAACTTTTTGACAGGATTATTGCCAAGGGCCACTACAGTGAAAGGGCTGCTGCTTCAATATGTAGGCAGGTTGTTAAGGTTGTTAACACCTGCCATTTTATGGGTGTCATTCATAGGGATCTCAAGCCAGAGAATTTCTTGCTATCTAGTAAGGATGACAAGGGACTTCTCAAGGCCACGGATTTTGGCTTGTCAGTCTTCATTGAAGAAG GAAAGGTGTATCGAGATATAGTTGGCAGTGCTTACTATGTTGCTCCAGAAGTTCTACGTCGTAGCTATGGGAAGGAAGCAGATATATGGAGTGCAGGAGTTATATTGTATATCTTACTTAGTGGTGTACCTCCATTTTGGGCAG AGACGGAAAAGGGAATATTTGATGTCATATTGCAAGGTCATATTGATTTTGAAAGTAGTCCATGGCCAAGCATATCAAACAGTGCTAAGGACCTTGTTCGCAAAATGCTTATAAAGGATCCAAAGAAACGCATTACTGCTGCTCAGGTTCTAG AGCACCCATGGCTTAAAGAAGGTGGAAATGCTTCTGACAAGCCAATAGACAGTGCAGTGCTTTCCAGAATGAAGCAATTCAGAGCAatgaataaactaaaaaaactagCCCTCAAG GTCATTGCTGAAAATCTTTCTGAAGAAGAGATCCAAGGCTTGAAGGCAATGTTCACAAATATCGACACTGACAATAGTGGTACAATCACATATGAGGAACTGAGGGCAGGATTGCAAAGACTTGGCTCAAAGCTTACTGAAGCTGAAGTGCAGCAGCTTATGGATGCT GCTGATGTGGATGGAAATGGCACAATTGACTACATAGAATTCATCACTGCTACAATGCATAGACACAGGTTAGAAAGAGATGAGCACCTTCACAAGGCCTTCCAATATTTTGACAAAGATGGCAGCGG GTATATCACAAGAGATGAACTAGAAACAGCCATGAAGGAGTATGGTATGGGCAACGAGGCCACAATCAGGGAAATTATATCTGAAGTTGACACAGATAAT GATGGTAGAATCAACTATGATGAATTTTGTACAATGATGAGGAGTGGAACCCAACAACAAGGCAAGCTATTCTAA
- the LOC114402333 gene encoding syntaxin-61-like isoform X2 — MLASDPVYQRKFLLVVKALHGRKVDELDKAISVAARDPSWYGIDEVEVENRRKWTSDARTQVSKAKRTVEAGKGSNNASLSGMHRELMRLPSSHQTTSNQYAAQDNDDFIESESDRQMLLIKRQDEELDELSLSVQRIGGVGLTIHEELLAQEKIIDELGNEMDGTSNRLDFVQKKVAMVMKKASAKGQIMMILGLLAMFIFLFILVFFT, encoded by the exons aAAGGTGGATGAATTGGACAAAGCAATTTCTGTGGCTGCTAGAGATCCTTCTTGGTATGGCATTGATGAAGTGGAGGTTGAAAACCGGAGGAAGTGGACCAGTGATGCTCGCACCCAG GTGAGCAAAGCAAAGAGAACAGTGGAAGCTGGAAAGGGCTCAAACAATGCTAGTCTAAGTGGGATGCACAGGGAATTAATGAGGCTTCCTAGTTCTCATCAAACTACATCTAACCAATATGCTGCCCAGGATAATGATGATTTCATAGAGTCAGAATCAGACAGGCAGATGCTTCTTATAAA GAGACAAGATGAGGAGTTGGATGAGCTTAGTTTAAGTGTACAAAGAATTGGAGGTGTTGGACTTACTATACATGAAGAGCTCCTTGCGCAG GAAAAGATTATTGATGAACTTGGCAATGAGATGGATGGTACATCTAATCGCCTAGATTTTGTCCAG AAAAAAGTGGCAATGGTCATGAAGAAGGCTAGCGCAAAGGGCCAGAtcatgatgatattgggtttgTTGGCGATGTTTATTTTCCTCTTCATCTTGGTATTCTTCACCTAG
- the LOC114402317 gene encoding protein translation factor SUI1 homolog codes for MVEVGIYQIPTSSLDPFAEAKETDAPGAKEYVHIRIQQRNGKKSLTTVQGLKKEFSYEKILKDLKKELCCNGNVVHDKELGKIIQLQGDQRKNVSHFLIHARLARKDQIKIHGF; via the coding sequence atggTTGAAGTGGGTATTTATCAGATCCCTACGAGCAGTTTGGACCCATTTGCGGAGGCAAAAGAAACAGATGCACCAGGGGCGAAAGAATATGTTCATATCCGCATACAGCAGAGGAATGGGAAGAAGAGTCTCACCACAGTGCAAGGGCTGAAGAAAGAGTTCAGCTACGAGAAGATCCTCAAAGACCTCAAGAAAGAGTTGTGCTGCAATGGCAATGTTGTGCATGACAAGGAGCTTGGCAAGATTATCCAACTCCAAGGCGATCAGCGAAAGAACGTCTCTCACTTTCTCATTCATGCTCGCCTTGCTAGGAAGGACCAGATCAAGATTCATGGTTTCTGA
- the LOC114377029 gene encoding B3 domain-containing protein At3g25182-like, with translation MGSGGGKREFTVVRNFLAAKEKHLQRPECFSFLSTDEGLSIETGEKISLKRKAENNYNPSKRVKSKEGASSWRDGKSKFEYLLDAVAFFTAYEEDYLQKRIDELDGLPREFQEKIQELNGCEVKFVTQKKLFKTDLNPQHARLSIPPAKIANRFLTPTEESSLNERRGKHKRLSGMPVMVLDPSLREYNMCFKKWEMTKSYVYNLTMGWNQIVGDNHLKLGDTLHLWSFRLSSQLCFALVKGS, from the coding sequence ATGGGTAGTggaggtggaaaaagagaattcaccgTGGTTCGTAACTTTCTTGCAGCAAAAGAAAAGCACCTGCAACGTCctgaatgtttttcttttctttccacgGATGAAGGCTTGTCCATCGAAACGGGTGAGAAGATCAGTCTCAAAAGAAAAGCCGAAAATAATTATAACCCGTCAAAGAGAGTCAAAAGCAAGGAAGGGGCTAGTTCTTGGCGAGATGGTAAATCAAAGTTTGAATATCTACTAGATGCAGTGGCCTTTTTTACTGCATATGAAGAGGATTACCTACAAAAAAGAATAGATGAACTTGATGGATTGCCAAGGGAATTTCAAGAAAAGATCCAAGAATTGAATGGATGCGAGGTGAAGTTTGTGACGCAGAAGAAACTTTTCAAAACAGACTTGAACCCACAGCACGCTCGCTTGTCGATCCCACCCGCAAAGATTGCCAACAGATTTCTGACACCAACCGAGGAGTCTTCCTTAAACGAGCGCCGAGGTAAACACAAAAGGCTTTCTGGCATGCCGGTGATGGTGTTGGATCCGTCTCTGAGAGAGTACAACATGTGCTTCAAGAAGTGGGAAATGACGAAAAGCTATGTCTACAACTTGACCATGGGATGGAACCAGATTGTGGGTGACAATCATCTCAAACTTGGTGATACACTGCACCTCTGGTCCTTCAGACTCTCTTCTCAGCTCTGTTTCGCACTAGTCAAGGGATcatga
- the LOC114402289 gene encoding reactive Intermediate Deaminase A, chloroplastic-like: MASWCGARSFQIPAMEDSALRNRASLAAGVGCLSVAGTSFWRSSSSPKRSLPFTCLSISSDTRIKESVQTEGAPAALGPYSQAIKSNNLIFVSGVLGLVPETGKFVSDDVEDQTEQLLKNMGEILKAGGASYSSVVKTTIMLADLKDFKKVNEIYAKYFPSPFPARSTYQVAALPLDAKIEIECIATI; the protein is encoded by the exons atggcgtCGTGGTGCGGTGCTCGGAGCTTCCAGATTCCGGCGATGGAAGACAGCGCACTGCGCAACCGTGCTTCATTGGCCGCCGGAGTAGGGTGTTTGTCGGTGGCCGGCACCTCCTTCTGGCGCTCCTCTTCGTCACCGAAGCGCTCTTTGCCATTCACATGCTTGAGCATTTCTTCCGATACTC GTATTAAGGAAAGTGTTCAAACTGAAGGTGCACCTGCGGCTTTGGGACCATATTCTCAAGCAATCAAAtccaacaaccttatttttgtGTCTGGTGTTCTTGGCCTTGTTCCCGAG ACAGGGAAGTTCGTATCTGATGATGTTGAAGACCAAACTGAACAG CTTCTTAAAAACATGGGGGAAATTCTTAAAGCCGGTGGTGCTAGCTACTCGTCCGTTGTTAAGACAACAATTAT GTTGGCTGACTTGAAGGACTTTAAGAAGGTCAATGAGATCTATGCTAAAT ACTTCCCTTCACCTTTCCCTGCTCGTTCAACTTATCAAGTAGCTGCATTGCCATTGGATGCCAAGATTGAAATTGAGTGCATAGCAACTATATAA